The following proteins are co-located in the Acinetobacter sp. NCu2D-2 genome:
- the elsL gene encoding cell wall-recycling L,D-carboxypeptidase ElsL produces MSQYDIHQAEIWIDLAQQQLILPKLKKVYAISTGKNGIGEIENSGKTPRGFHEIAEKFGENAPINSVFIARQATGEIYDQDLASEFPDRDWILTRILRLGGLEPGFNQGEGCDSYNRYIYIHGTPDSEPMGEPMSHGCIRMRNTDIVELFDMIPEKALVYISEHAIEY; encoded by the coding sequence ATGAGCCAATACGATATTCATCAAGCCGAGATTTGGATTGATTTAGCCCAACAACAATTGATCTTACCCAAACTTAAAAAAGTCTATGCCATTTCTACAGGTAAAAACGGCATTGGTGAAATAGAGAATAGTGGCAAAACACCACGTGGTTTTCATGAAATTGCTGAAAAGTTTGGCGAAAATGCGCCAATCAATAGCGTTTTTATTGCCAGACAAGCAACAGGTGAAATTTATGATCAAGATTTAGCATCTGAATTTCCTGATCGCGATTGGATTTTGACCCGGATCTTACGCCTTGGCGGTTTAGAACCAGGTTTTAATCAAGGTGAAGGATGTGACAGTTATAACCGTTATATCTATATACATGGCACACCAGATTCTGAACCCATGGGCGAGCCGATGTCGCATGGCTGTATCCGCATGCGTAATACAGACATTGTTGAGCTATTCGACATGATTCCTGAAAAAGCCTTGGTTTATATTTCAGAACATGCAATTGAGTATTAA
- a CDS encoding YbaN family protein gives MKTLFWRSLVVLFVLLGFIGALLPGMPTTVFLILAAWAASKGWPQMDAWLLNHPKYGPTLRAWRENGTVPRKAKVIASSMMFISGIIMLFTNAPLAVKIFTDLTMLIVAIWLWRRPEPQIPVIQPESAQENKE, from the coding sequence ATGAAAACGTTGTTTTGGCGAAGTTTAGTAGTACTTTTTGTATTACTTGGCTTTATCGGTGCCTTGCTGCCAGGTATGCCAACAACGGTATTTCTTATTCTTGCTGCATGGGCGGCATCAAAAGGATGGCCACAGATGGATGCGTGGTTACTCAATCACCCTAAATACGGACCAACTTTACGTGCATGGCGTGAAAACGGCACAGTACCGCGTAAAGCAAAGGTCATTGCCTCAAGCATGATGTTCATCAGTGGCATTATCATGCTGTTTACCAATGCACCGCTTGCTGTAAAAATCTTTACTGATCTCACCATGCTGATCGTAGCTATATGGTTATGGCGCCGACCTGAACCTCAAATACCTGTTATTCAGCCTGAATCCGCACAGGAAAACAAAGAATAG
- a CDS encoding DUF1853 family protein has translation MPFSPLNTNLYEKWQNYQHPLVRQLAFAVGSPNILSQLPDELEIIHPFQLHDDQTWQKHLENYHPRLIELDQNPTELIEFVSRLKSTRLGLRFEMLVWFWLLDAKYHPYQLLGHSIQKIDGPKTLGELDFVLLNAETHQIEHWEVALKYYLAEADLSLANWYGLNRSDTLNRKLKHFTQKQFQFQEALGHHIQQRYCMIKGQLYLPQHQVLDNIPNWINPNRRIGCWGKQIFKPEQGYYRLQRHEWIYPEAQPSSQPATWWTDGLYKHQDHNDFYMFRQPHLIHI, from the coding sequence ATGCCCTTTTCACCGTTAAATACCAACCTATATGAAAAGTGGCAAAACTATCAGCATCCTTTGGTTCGACAACTTGCTTTTGCTGTCGGCAGTCCGAATATCCTGTCTCAGCTCCCTGACGAGCTTGAAATTATTCATCCTTTCCAACTTCATGATGATCAAACATGGCAAAAGCATTTAGAAAATTATCACCCTCGCCTGATTGAATTAGACCAAAACCCAACCGAATTGATTGAATTCGTCAGTCGGCTTAAAAGTACCCGCTTAGGACTTCGTTTTGAAATGCTGGTGTGGTTTTGGTTATTAGATGCTAAATATCACCCCTATCAGCTACTTGGTCACAGTATTCAAAAAATTGATGGACCAAAAACTTTGGGCGAACTCGATTTTGTTTTATTAAATGCCGAAACTCATCAGATTGAACATTGGGAAGTGGCGCTTAAATATTATTTAGCTGAAGCGGATTTGAGCTTAGCCAATTGGTATGGCTTAAATCGTAGCGATACACTCAATCGAAAATTAAAACACTTTACCCAAAAGCAATTCCAATTTCAGGAAGCTTTAGGTCATCATATTCAACAACGTTATTGCATGATTAAAGGACAGTTATACCTTCCCCAGCATCAAGTTTTAGATAACATTCCGAATTGGATCAACCCAAATAGACGAATTGGATGCTGGGGTAAGCAAATCTTTAAGCCTGAGCAAGGCTATTATCGCTTACAGCGCCATGAATGGATTTATCCTGAAGCACAGCCAAGTAGTCAGCCTGCCACTTGGTGGACAGATGGTTTGTACAAACACCAAGATCACAATGACTTTTATATGTTCCGTCAACCGCATTTAATTCATATTTAA
- a CDS encoding entericidin A/B family lipoprotein — translation MTKILAASLALAFVLTGCNTVKGVGKDVSKAGEAVTGTAEKTSEEIRRN, via the coding sequence ATGACAAAAATTCTAGCTGCTTCTTTAGCATTGGCTTTCGTATTAACTGGATGTAACACTGTAAAAGGTGTTGGTAAAGACGTTTCTAAAGCAGGTGAAGCTGTCACAGGTACTGCTGAAAAAACTTCTGAAGAAATTCGCCGCAATTAA
- the dapE gene encoding succinyl-diaminopimelate desuccinylase, translating to MTSSATLDLSLQLLRQPSVTPVDHDCQHIMAERLKKVGFNVESMRFEDVDNIWARKGTEGPVFCFAGHTDVVPTGNLDAWNSDPFKPEIRDGKLYGRGSADMKTALAAMVVATERFVEKHPDHKGSIAYLITSDEEGPSINGTVKVIEALEARQEKITWCLVGEPSSTNKLGDIVKNGRRGSLNANLTVKGKQGHVAYPHLAINPIHTASKAIAELCETVWDQGNEYFPATSFQISNINAGTGATNVVPGTMNILMNWRYSTEVTAEQLQARTLEILDRHGVDYDISWTLSGLPFLTPVGELVNAATHAIRKVTGIETELSTSGGTSDGRFIAPTGAQVLELGVLNATIHQINEHVNIDDLEPLAEIYEQILVDLLA from the coding sequence ATGACATCTTCCGCAACTCTCGATTTAAGCCTACAACTCCTACGCCAACCTTCAGTGACTCCTGTCGACCATGACTGCCAGCACATCATGGCTGAACGTTTAAAGAAAGTTGGATTTAACGTTGAATCTATGCGATTTGAGGATGTCGATAATATTTGGGCGCGCAAAGGCACAGAAGGTCCTGTGTTCTGTTTTGCAGGCCATACCGATGTTGTTCCTACAGGTAATTTAGACGCTTGGAATTCAGATCCGTTCAAACCTGAAATTCGCGATGGCAAGCTCTACGGTCGTGGTAGTGCAGACATGAAAACGGCGTTGGCTGCTATGGTTGTAGCTACTGAACGTTTTGTAGAAAAACATCCTGACCATAAAGGCTCAATTGCCTACCTGATTACTTCAGATGAAGAAGGTCCTTCAATCAATGGTACGGTTAAAGTGATTGAAGCCCTTGAAGCACGTCAGGAAAAAATTACTTGGTGTTTAGTGGGTGAACCATCAAGTACCAACAAATTGGGTGATATTGTAAAAAATGGTCGACGTGGTTCTTTAAATGCCAATCTCACTGTAAAAGGCAAACAAGGTCATGTGGCTTACCCACATTTAGCGATTAACCCGATCCATACCGCTTCAAAAGCCATTGCTGAACTTTGCGAAACTGTTTGGGATCAAGGCAATGAGTATTTTCCTGCGACTTCATTCCAAATTTCGAATATTAATGCAGGTACAGGTGCAACCAATGTTGTACCTGGCACCATGAATATTTTGATGAACTGGCGTTATTCGACTGAAGTGACGGCAGAACAACTGCAAGCGCGTACACTCGAAATTTTAGACCGTCATGGTGTCGATTATGATATTTCTTGGACATTATCCGGTTTACCTTTCCTCACCCCTGTTGGTGAACTCGTCAATGCTGCGACACATGCCATTCGTAAAGTCACAGGCATTGAGACAGAACTTTCAACATCAGGTGGTACTTCAGATGGTCGCTTCATTGCACCAACAGGTGCCCAAGTCCTTGAGTTAGGCGTGTTAAATGCCACAATTCATCAAATTAATGAACACGTTAATATTGATGATTTGGAGCCACTTGCTGAAATTTACGAACAAATCCTTGTTGATCTATTGGCTTAG
- a CDS encoding methyl-accepting chemotaxis protein translates to MGFKLKKKNAGESGGRKGGNAFLTKIQSQADQLSRVFGDSEKSKPLIYGAVGCLLAATIILLSLFYIVPRANELTRSLGDLRLLSQTISRQATEATASGTPEAMKKLTDSQKQFAENLETVKSIHSNNEALQTVDKQWAQVSSNIDLISSQQKIINQLYDTNIAIGEAIPGIQAEYNLMVDQMARQDMPSSQVVIAKNQVFIAERILRSISLVLTGTDGSRESADDFSSDTETFGSYLNAQLTGSAQLGVERINDPTLRESLEGIKSEYDDVLKSASATILKNSAQIVKVHQASASIFAQSDELLQNLNKLSSSTGLKTIIPAILLILFLIGFLYCVFKLLSLRGLSDKQRVGRLQEEYDRNQNAILRLLDEIADLADGDLRSHATVSEDFTGAIADSINFAIDQLRDLVSRITETSQEVAQYTATTQSITNQLAEASEHQAQEIAGASAAINEMAMSIDQVSANAEESAVVAERSVQIAANGADVVNRSIEGMDTIREQIQETSKRIKRLGESSQEIGNIVALINDIADQTNILALNAAIQASMAGEAGRGFAVVADEVQRLAERSASATKQIEGLVKTIQTDTNEAVISMEQTTAEVVRGANLSKDAGVALDEIQTVSNNLAKLIANISDAAKLQSASAGHIATTMNVVQEITAQTTTATFDTARSVSELANMADALRESVSDFKLPE, encoded by the coding sequence ATGGGCTTTAAGCTTAAAAAGAAAAATGCAGGGGAAAGCGGAGGTCGCAAAGGCGGCAATGCTTTTTTGACGAAGATCCAGTCACAAGCGGATCAGTTGTCACGTGTATTTGGGGATAGTGAAAAATCTAAGCCGCTGATCTATGGTGCCGTTGGGTGTCTATTGGCAGCGACAATTATTCTATTGTCTCTTTTCTATATCGTTCCGCGTGCCAATGAATTAACACGTAGTCTGGGTGATTTACGTCTTTTATCACAGACGATTTCTCGTCAAGCGACTGAAGCGACAGCTTCAGGAACGCCAGAGGCGATGAAAAAACTGACAGATTCACAAAAACAGTTCGCTGAAAATTTAGAAACAGTAAAAAGCATTCACTCAAATAATGAAGCTTTACAAACAGTAGATAAACAATGGGCACAAGTGTCTTCGAATATTGATTTGATTTCTTCACAACAAAAAATCATTAATCAGCTTTACGATACCAACATCGCGATTGGTGAAGCAATTCCGGGTATTCAGGCAGAATATAACTTGATGGTCGACCAAATGGCACGTCAAGATATGCCATCAAGTCAGGTGGTTATTGCGAAGAACCAAGTATTTATTGCAGAACGTATTTTACGTTCGATCTCTTTGGTATTGACGGGCACAGATGGTTCTCGTGAATCAGCAGATGACTTCAGTTCAGATACTGAAACTTTCGGTTCATATTTAAATGCACAATTAACAGGTTCAGCACAGCTTGGTGTAGAACGTATTAATGATCCAACTTTGCGTGAATCTCTAGAAGGCATTAAATCTGAATACGATGACGTATTAAAATCAGCTTCAGCAACGATTCTGAAAAACTCAGCGCAGATTGTAAAAGTACACCAAGCATCAGCATCTATTTTTGCGCAATCAGATGAATTGCTTCAAAACTTAAACAAGCTATCAAGTAGTACAGGTCTTAAAACAATTATTCCTGCAATCCTGTTGATTCTATTCTTGATTGGTTTCTTATACTGCGTATTTAAACTGTTATCACTTCGTGGTTTGTCAGATAAACAACGTGTAGGTCGTCTACAAGAAGAATATGACCGTAACCAAAACGCGATTTTACGTTTACTTGACGAGATTGCCGATCTTGCAGATGGTGACTTGCGTTCCCATGCGACGGTATCTGAAGACTTTACCGGTGCGATTGCCGATTCGATTAACTTCGCAATCGACCAACTTCGTGACTTGGTATCGCGTATTACTGAAACTTCACAAGAAGTCGCGCAATATACTGCGACTACGCAAAGCATTACCAACCAGCTTGCAGAAGCATCAGAACATCAGGCGCAAGAAATTGCGGGTGCATCTGCAGCGATTAATGAAATGGCGATGTCGATTGACCAAGTATCTGCCAATGCGGAAGAGTCTGCTGTGGTTGCGGAGCGTTCAGTACAAATTGCTGCCAACGGTGCGGACGTTGTAAACCGCTCGATTGAGGGTATGGACACGATTCGTGAACAGATTCAGGAAACCTCTAAGCGTATTAAGCGTTTGGGTGAGTCGTCTCAAGAAATTGGTAACATCGTTGCCTTAATTAACGATATTGCAGATCAAACCAACATCTTGGCATTGAACGCTGCAATTCAGGCATCGATGGCGGGTGAAGCGGGTCGTGGTTTCGCAGTCGTAGCCGACGAAGTCCAACGTCTTGCGGAGCGTTCTGCATCTGCAACTAAACAGATTGAAGGCTTGGTAAAAACGATTCAGACCGATACCAACGAAGCGGTAATTTCGATGGAACAAACCACAGCTGAGGTTGTCCGCGGTGCGAACTTATCTAAGGATGCGGGTGTTGCACTGGATGAGATTCAAACGGTATCAAATAACCTTGCGAAATTGATTGCGAACATTTCTGATGCTGCAAAACTACAATCGGCATCTGCAGGTCATATTGCAACAACGATGAATGTCGTACAAGAAATTACAGCGCAAACAACGACTGCAACATTCGATACTGCACGTTCAGTATCTGAATTGGCAAACATGGCTGATGCATTACGTGAATCTGTATCTGACTTTAAACTTCCAGAGTAA
- a CDS encoding chemotaxis protein CheW translates to MAANGFIELLRIAKRGNKNYVSNENEANRWSGIAFEMMGQYFVAPLGEVSEVIYPPKYTPVPNTQPWVVGLANIRGRLLSVSDLAQYISGHKSQFTPTQKVLCINHNDQYVGLVVDQVLGIQHFNKKSFFSKNAELDENLKEYCQGFFHQHNQQWHVFLFSRLLQNPKYMNASIKFIN, encoded by the coding sequence ATGGCAGCAAATGGATTTATCGAACTGCTTCGCATTGCTAAACGGGGTAATAAAAACTACGTTTCCAATGAAAATGAAGCAAACCGATGGTCAGGCATTGCTTTTGAGATGATGGGGCAGTATTTCGTTGCCCCACTTGGGGAAGTATCAGAAGTGATCTATCCGCCAAAATATACGCCAGTTCCAAATACACAGCCTTGGGTTGTGGGACTGGCCAATATTCGGGGTAGGCTTTTATCTGTTTCAGACTTAGCACAATATATATCAGGTCATAAAAGCCAATTTACACCAACTCAAAAAGTTTTATGCATTAACCATAATGATCAATATGTGGGATTGGTCGTCGATCAAGTTTTGGGGATTCAACACTTTAATAAGAAAAGTTTCTTTTCTAAAAATGCTGAATTGGATGAGAACCTAAAAGAATATTGTCAGGGGTTCTTTCATCAGCATAACCAGCAATGGCATGTATTCTTATTCAGCCGTTTGTTGCAAAATCCAAAATACATGAATGCATCTATAAAATTTATAAATTAA
- a CDS encoding response regulator — protein sequence MSRILVVDDSPTETFRFREILTKHGFEVLEAANGADGVTVAQAELPDLVLMDVVMPGVNGFQATRQIARGATTKHIPIVIVSTKDQATDRVWGKRQGAADYLTKPVDEQQLIDVIKQHLNAG from the coding sequence ATGTCACGTATCCTTGTAGTAGATGACTCACCGACAGAAACTTTCCGTTTTCGTGAAATTTTAACCAAACATGGGTTTGAAGTTTTAGAAGCGGCAAATGGCGCGGATGGTGTCACCGTGGCACAAGCTGAATTACCAGATCTTGTTCTCATGGATGTGGTAATGCCAGGCGTAAATGGATTTCAAGCAACACGACAAATTGCACGTGGCGCGACAACAAAACATATTCCGATTGTCATCGTCAGTACCAAAGATCAGGCGACTGACCGTGTATGGGGTAAACGTCAAGGTGCAGCGGATTATCTGACTAAACCTGTTGATGAACAACAATTAATTGATGTGATAAAACAACACCTCAATGCAGGATAA
- the pilG gene encoding twitching motility response regulator PilG, with amino-acid sequence MDDTFQNLKVMVIDDSKTIRRTAETLLQREGCEVVTAVDGFEALSKIAETTPDIVFVDIMMPRLDGYQTCALIKNSQNYQNIPVIMLSSKDGLFDQAKGRVVGSDEYLTKPFSKDELLNAIRNHIRA; translated from the coding sequence ATGGACGATACATTTCAAAATTTAAAAGTTATGGTGATTGATGACTCAAAAACCATTCGTCGTACAGCAGAAACTCTTCTACAACGAGAAGGATGTGAAGTGGTGACTGCAGTTGATGGTTTTGAAGCACTGTCAAAAATTGCAGAAACAACACCAGACATCGTTTTTGTCGATATTATGATGCCACGTTTAGACGGTTACCAAACTTGTGCATTAATCAAAAACTCTCAAAATTACCAAAATATCCCTGTGATTATGCTGTCAAGTAAAGACGGTCTATTCGATCAGGCGAAAGGTCGTGTTGTTGGTTCGGATGAATATTTGACTAAACCGTTCAGTAAAGATGAATTGCTTAATGCAATCCGTAACCATATCCGTGCTTAA